In Rhodopirellula bahusiensis, the DNA window GCAAGATGCATCTTTTTTGTGACGTGATTGTTGGAGCCCCTTCCGCCTCGCCTTCGCATCGGCCTGACACTGGCCCGCCCCAGGTCGATGCGAAGGCGAGGCGGGAGGGGCGGCCCCATTCTGCTGAGCCCGAGCCGAGGTCGACAAACGGTCCCCATTCAACCGGGGCTCAAAACGTTTTCACCCACCGATTCGGCGGAAGAGCCAAATGTTCAGGATACAGATCTTGCTCCCTACGAGAAGGATCGAATGCTGCCCAACAAGTGTGTTGGTGCTGGACGCATCAAAAGGGCAGGCAAGCCTGTGTTCTATGGTGCCGAAGATGAAAAGACCGCAGTCATGGAATGTCGTCCATGCCGAGGCGAAGTTCTTTCGGTCGCAACCCTCAGGACGAACCAAGATCGACGCATTCTGGATTTGAGTCGCAAGTCGTTCGTGGGCAAAGAGTCCACGACATGTTTCTGTTCCAAGAGCCGTTCATATATTTGATTATCGGCAACGGCATCATCGTCGCAGAAATCTCGATGGTGATTCTGAAATCCGTGCATGCGAAATCGGTTCAGAGCAAACCAATTGAATACGAGCCGAAGCCGTTTCACACGGGTGTCGCCATCGGCGGGATGATTTTCGGAGCTGGATGAACAATCACCGGGGCATGCCCCGGCACAATCGACGCCCAGATTGGCGGACGCGCGGATGGCCCTATTCACACTCGCCGGAGCCCTGACCGGAATATTCCTGTACGCCTGGATAAAGCCAAGCTAACGCATTAGATGTTCAACTTCGTTCGCACGATCCAGCAAGAACCACGGAGGGGGGCAATTGCTGCAGCGGACGAGAAAAGGATTGCCACGTCAGACCATCACCAAATCGACTCGTCGAATTTGATGTCCGATGCGTTTTCGATACCGACGCCGGCTTCTTCTAGCCAACCGTACAACAGATTGACGTTCTTACGGCTCTGCTTCCGCCTGAACCGAGATTTTGCGAAAGTGAAAAGCACGCGTTGTTTCGCTCGTGAGAAGGCGACGAAAAACGCATTCGCGTCTCCGGCTGGGTCTTTGAGGTTGTTGAATGCAGCATCTTCAAGCCCGACGAATATAACGGTGTGATATTCCAGTCCTTTGCTTTTATGAATTGTCATCACCGGAATTGAAGTCTCGCCCAGTAGATCGCCGATTACATCGGTCCAGGTTCCAAACTGATGTGGTTCGTCGCCGTAGCGATACCCAAGTTGCTTGACTACGTTGGAGACAGTTTCCTCGAAGAAGGTACCTTGTCGATATTGTGGATGACTTTGTCGAAACGACTTTTCTCCAATTGCGTCGATGACTCGATTCACTTCGACCTTGATCCCATCGTCTGTCTTTTCACACTGCGGAAGTGATAGCCGCAAACAGTCGATCAAAGTGCTAAGCAGTTTGTTGCGAATCTTCTGCTGTTGAGTGGAGTCACTGCGTCCAGTCTTCTCTAGTACTGATTGAAGGCGGGACCATGAATCCGGCTGAGGCTCATCGCTTACCGCGACGAGAAAAGCATCTACAACCAGTTCGACAAGGGGCTCAGCCAGCAAGTCCTGTAGTTTTGTTTCATCGCGCACTCTCGCCAAACCGTTGATCTGCTGCAACGCCTCGACCAGATTGGATGAGTATTGACCGACAAATTTCCGACAGATCACACAGATGTCTCGCGGTTCGACACCTTCATCCTCGACCAGTTCATTCAATACCAATGCGATTGCGATCGCCTCCTCTGCTTCATCCGAGAACGCGATGACACGACATTGGCCCTTTCCAGACTCACGCCCCCGTCCACAAATGGGGAGAATCGCCTCGGGCTCGATCTGCTGGGCAAGTGATCCAATGATGTGGATCAGTTCGGGTTCTGAACGATAGTTGGCTCGAAGCACGTAGGGATCTGCAGCGAATTCTTCCGAGTATCGCTTCGTGATTCCGGCCAATGCCCCTGCCCAAGTCATGATGCACTGCTTCGTATCGCCCACTGCGGTCAAGACTGAGTCTGATTCAAGAAATGCGGTTCGTAGAAGATCGTAGTGAAGGTTTGTCGTGTCCTGGAATTCATCGAGGAAAACGTGAGAGTAGGTTGCCCGCATTGCGTGCAAAACTGCCGGGTTGGTTCGCAACGCCAGCTCTGCAAGACGAGCGATCATGTGAAAGTTGAGGTAGCGGTATTTTCCATGAAGATAGTGCTGCCACTGAGACACGGCCAATTGTTCGCGTATGGAACCGATTTCCAGGATCGCACTTCCGTCGATTGGGAGCCGAAGTGAAAAGCACTCCCGATACCACCGGATTGGTCCAATGCCCGCCACGTCAGCGGGTTCGCAATTGAGTCGTTGGGCCGCCTCTCGGATCATACGGTCTGCACGCTCCTCCTTTATGTTGAATTCAATACGATAGTCGTCGTTTGGTCGCCAGAATTCTGGAATTGCCAGGCGAAATCTATCGACAAGATTCTTGCTGAACGCGTCGAGCGTCATCGAGTCGAATCGCTCTGCAAGTTCCGCAGGCAGACGCTTCCCGACACGATCCTGCAAGTTCTTCGCAGCATCACGCTTTAGGCTGATTGCGAGGATTCGGCGAGGTGACTTGCTTGTGTCCGTTCGCAGCAGGTAGTCAGCTCGCTGAGCCAGCAATTCAGTTTTACCGGCACCTGGGCCAGCAACGACGATACTGTTCCGTTCAGCTTGAACAGCGGTCAGGGCGTTGTCTTCCAGAGACTCGATTCCAACGGGCTGCCAAGACTGCTTTTCAATCTTCAGATTTCGATTACGCAGTCTAGCCATTTTTAATTTTCCTCTTGACCGCGCGAATCAGTCTCTTCAATTCGTCAGGGCATTTCGCCAGCAAGTCTTCGTCTTCAATTTCAGCAAGAGCCGCCATGTGCGTCGCGGGTTTGCTGCGTTGAATAAAGAGGTAGCGATACCATCGCAGACTTTCGTGATGAGACTCAAGTCGATCGGGTTGCGCAATCTTGCCCTTTCCGAAGACGCTTCGGAATAGACCTGCTACCTGGGTCTTCCGAACTTTCGGATCGTCGGAAAGTGATCGTGGCTCGCCGTCAGCGGTCTCGTGGTACTCCCCCGGAAACTTTTGCAGCATCGAATAATCCAGATCGAGCGGGTCTGAAAAGTAGACGCCATATTCGCGCAAGCTCTTCACCCATCCCATGAAATACTCGTCTGGCACACCCCAAGTGGGCATCTCAGCGAATTTCTCCTCGCTCAGGACTGATGTGCTATCGCCATCACTAATTTCGAGAATATCTTCTCGCTTATGCCCAAGTTCAATGAGTTGTTCACAAACGTAGTGAATCCGCCCCCAGCCGCCGCCCTTTCGATCGCAATCCATGTCTAGCAATGTGAGATGGGGAATGGAAAGACTATTGAGCAGTCGCCACATGTGGTTCACATGACGACCACCGAGTGGAACGACAGAAATGACATTGGGATCGGAAGGTAAATCGTTCGTATCAAGGAGACGTGCCAGTACAACTTGTTCGCTATCTCCTTCTCCGAGAACAACGAGACGAGCGAAATAGAGTTCCGGATAGGCACGAACCGCCTGTCGAATGAACTTGTCCGCATCACACTGTTCTGTCGGAAGATCCAGTTTGTGAGCGGACGCGACCGCCGTGGTTGGATCAAGCCGCAAGTAACGAATCTCTTCAGGTTCAATTCGGGCAAGCACCGACGGAGAGTGCGACGAAAAAATCGCTTGAGCCCTCGGCGGTTTGATGATCTCGCGAAACATTTTTACGACCCGCCCCAGCAAATGCGGAGCGAGGTGGGTCTCTGGCTCTTCGACCGCGAAAACTGTCAGCAACGGAGGGTCAAGGCGTTCTTCGTCGAACGCGTGCTCGCCAGAGAAGTCATCGATTGCGGCCTGCTCGATCTGAAAGGCGGATTTAACTATCGAAAAGTACAAGAGTGATCGCAGCCCGTCGCTCAATCGATCTACAGGAACACAATCATCTTCTGCTGCGGTTTTCATTCCTGCTGTGAAGGACGAGACGAAGTCTTCAACGGTTTGTGTTTCGAGGTGCAATACAATTTCTTTGAATCGACTGCGGTTGTACAACCCGTTCCAAGACTCATTGAGCGAACGCTGAAGCTCTGTAATTGCCGGTTCACTACTAAAGTTGCTTACGATTCCGTCGGTCGCAGCGTTGATCGAATCGGCAAGGTCGTCTGTCCAACGAGCGGCATCGAGCAACCGTTTGAGCAGCGATTGTGATGAAACGCGGACATGCTTCGATGGATCACGTGCTCCGGGAATGTAGTGAACGTGAATTCGCTGTCGCTCGAATGCCGAAAGTGGCTGGCGATATTCGTCGTTAATTTCTTCTGAAATATCAGACGACGTTTTGATCCAGTTCAGCGATTGCTCCACCTCACCTTCAGGCAAATTACCTTTCTGCCAGACTGCTTCGAGGCGGATTCGACAATACGGTCGACCACCGGGTTCATTCACCCGCATCTGCTTGAAATGCTCAGGAATAGCGGACGCATCATCTCCGCCGCCTTCCGTATCGAATTCGATTCTGGCCTCGATCCAAAGTGACAACGACTTTAGATCGGCATCAGATCGCGAAACTCCAACCGGCAAATGAAAGTCATCGGCGCGAATTGAACGTTGCTCTTTGGTGAGTCCGAACAAACGAGCCAGTCCGAGAAGAGCGGCTGACTTTCCAGCCCCGTTCTCACCTATCAAAACCGAGATATCGTTCAAGTCGATCGAAACTGGGGCAGGTCCAAAGCAACGAAAGTTGCAGAAACTCAGGAAGCTGATTTTCATCGTTTATTTCGCAGCCGACATAGTGACATTGACGCAGGTTGAAAGTTACCGGGCTCCAACCGCTAGCAAGTAAAGCTCAAGATTCTACAACCCTTATTGGGCTCGTTCCCACGGGGTAGCGGCCCCGTTCGTTCTGATTCCGCAAATAGTGGAGAAAAGAGACGCCCGATTGCGTTTGGTGTGGACGTCACGGTGCTGATTGCTTCGTACAACCCGACCGAATACCTATTCCAACCTTGGATGCCCGAGAAGACCGCGAGGTAGAAGATGCGTACGAACGAAATTCTTGGGTCGGCCATGCGAACGCTTGATGCGGTGTGCCAATCCGTGTCGCGGAAATACTTCGGAGCGACGTTGAGTCGTACGCAGGTGAAGGTGTCGACGCGGCAACACACTTGGTCATCGACTTCAGCTGAAACACAAAATCGACGGCCATCTCCTGTGTTACATGTGAATCGCCAATCAACACGATCTTGTTTGATGAACCAACTTTCAAATGCGACGCAAAAGATTGAGCAACATAATTGTCCCAATGAATAGCCCACACTCCATGGGATATGCGGCATCAGCGATTGATGCGTAGGCGAAGAATAAAACAAAACACGCGGGACTCATTTTTCGACGCCTACTGATCGAATACCATCCTGGGAAAATGGGCGAACGACACGGCGGCGGAGCGGAAGGACTTCGACAGGCAGTTGCCGCTTGCCTGCCCGTTTGCGTACGCGGTTGACTTCGCGAAGAATCATCAGCATTTGCCTACGCACCGGTGCGTAGGGTGCAACCGGTATCTCGTACAGTTGCACGGCAAGTCGCGGGAGGCTTTGGCGTAGCGCCTGTTCGGCAAACCACGCTCGGAGATCGAGGTATCGCTGGCGGTCGATTTCAACGTGTGAGTGCCATTTTTCGTCGTTGCTGCCGTCTTTTTTCCGGCCGCCGGGTTTGTAGCTGATAGAGTAACCAGCGTACTGGATCGGAAAGCGGCGAATATCGCGGATGAGGTTGGCCTCTTCGTCAAAGAACCG includes these proteins:
- a CDS encoding RES family NAD+ phosphorylase; its protein translation is MLPNKCVGAGRIKRAGKPVFYGAEDEKTAVMECRPCRGEVLSVATLRTNQDRRILDLSRKSFVGKESTTCFCSKSRSYI
- a CDS encoding UvrD-helicase domain-containing protein, with the translated sequence MARLRNRNLKIEKQSWQPVGIESLEDNALTAVQAERNSIVVAGPGAGKTELLAQRADYLLRTDTSKSPRRILAISLKRDAAKNLQDRVGKRLPAELAERFDSMTLDAFSKNLVDRFRLAIPEFWRPNDDYRIEFNIKEERADRMIREAAQRLNCEPADVAGIGPIRWYRECFSLRLPIDGSAILEIGSIREQLAVSQWQHYLHGKYRYLNFHMIARLAELALRTNPAVLHAMRATYSHVFLDEFQDTTNLHYDLLRTAFLESDSVLTAVGDTKQCIMTWAGALAGITKRYSEEFAADPYVLRANYRSEPELIHIIGSLAQQIEPEAILPICGRGRESGKGQCRVIAFSDEAEEAIAIALVLNELVEDEGVEPRDICVICRKFVGQYSSNLVEALQQINGLARVRDETKLQDLLAEPLVELVVDAFLVAVSDEPQPDSWSRLQSVLEKTGRSDSTQQQKIRNKLLSTLIDCLRLSLPQCEKTDDGIKVEVNRVIDAIGEKSFRQSHPQYRQGTFFEETVSNVVKQLGYRYGDEPHQFGTWTDVIGDLLGETSIPVMTIHKSKGLEYHTVIFVGLEDAAFNNLKDPAGDANAFFVAFSRAKQRVLFTFAKSRFRRKQSRKNVNLLYGWLEEAGVGIENASDIKFDESIW
- a CDS encoding ATP-dependent nuclease produces the protein MKISFLSFCNFRCFGPAPVSIDLNDISVLIGENGAGKSAALLGLARLFGLTKEQRSIRADDFHLPVGVSRSDADLKSLSLWIEARIEFDTEGGGDDASAIPEHFKQMRVNEPGGRPYCRIRLEAVWQKGNLPEGEVEQSLNWIKTSSDISEEINDEYRQPLSAFERQRIHVHYIPGARDPSKHVRVSSQSLLKRLLDAARWTDDLADSINAATDGIVSNFSSEPAITELQRSLNESWNGLYNRSRFKEIVLHLETQTVEDFVSSFTAGMKTAAEDDCVPVDRLSDGLRSLLYFSIVKSAFQIEQAAIDDFSGEHAFDEERLDPPLLTVFAVEEPETHLAPHLLGRVVKMFREIIKPPRAQAIFSSHSPSVLARIEPEEIRYLRLDPTTAVASAHKLDLPTEQCDADKFIRQAVRAYPELYFARLVVLGEGDSEQVVLARLLDTNDLPSDPNVISVVPLGGRHVNHMWRLLNSLSIPHLTLLDMDCDRKGGGWGRIHYVCEQLIELGHKREDILEISDGDSTSVLSEEKFAEMPTWGVPDEYFMGWVKSLREYGVYFSDPLDLDYSMLQKFPGEYHETADGEPRSLSDDPKVRKTQVAGLFRSVFGKGKIAQPDRLESHHESLRWYRYLFIQRSKPATHMAALAEIEDEDLLAKCPDELKRLIRAVKRKIKNG